The genomic window TATATAAAAAGTGAACTACCCCTCCTCTTTAAATAAAATTAAAAAAACGTGGAAAGGGGGGGAAAGAAAATAAAAAGGAGGGAAAATGATGGAAAAGTTTGACCTATTCAGAGATATTGCCGAACGGACCGGAGGGGATATTTATATAGGCGTGGTGGGACCAGTAAGAGCCGGTAAGTCAACATTTGTGAAAAAGTTTATGGAATTGATGGTAATACCTAACATTCCGGATTCCAATGATAAAACCAGAGCAAAGGATGAACTTCCGCAGGCCGGTGCGGGCAGGACCATAACCACAGCCGAACCCAAGTTTATCCCCAGTGAAGCCGTAGAGATAACCTTTAAAGAAAATATCAAATTTAGAGTGAGACTGGTGGATAATGTGGGCTTTACGGTAAGGGGCGCCCTGGGATATGAAGATGAAAACGGCCCGCGCATGGTTTCAACTCCCTGGTTTGAAAAGGAAATTCCTTTTCAGGAAGCTGCAGAAATAGGCACCAGGAAAGTTATAGAAGAACACTCGACTATAGGCCTGGTAATAACGACAGACGGGTCCATCACGGAAATACCCCGGGAAAACTATGTGCAGGCTGAAGAAAGGGTAGTAGAAGAACTAAAAGCAATCGGCAAGCCCTTCGTTATAGTATTAAACACCGCAAGACCAATGGATGAAAGAACAATGGACCTCAAGGAAATACTCGAGTCCAAATACGATGTGCCGGTTATGCCAATGGATTGTCAGGATTTGACCACTGAAGACATTTATGCCATTCTGGAAGAAGTACTTTATGAGTTCCCGTTGATGGAAATTAATATACGCCTGCCAAAATGGGTAGAAGTGCTGGAAAAAGAACACTGGCTCAGGAAACAGTTTGAGGAAACCATCAGGAATACAATTAAAGATGTGTACCGGCTGCGGGATATGGAAAAAACCCTTGCCGTTTTTAATACCTTTGACTTTTTAGACAATGTAAAATTGAAAGAGATGAACCTTGGGCTTGGAACTGCGGAAATAGAAATGGAAGCAAGGAAAGATCTTTTCTATAAAGTACTGAGTGAGATGGCCGGCATTTCCATAACGGGAGACCACCAGCTGATGAAATTGATGAAAGAACTAACTGTGGCTAAAAAGGCCTATGACAAAGTTTCAAAGGCCCTTGAGGATGTTCAAAAAGTCGGTTACGGCATAGTTCCTCCACAGCTTAATGAATTGACCCTCGAAGAGCCGGAGATTATAAGACAGGGGTCTAAATTCGGAGTTAAATTGAAAGCCGTAGCTCCCTCCATCCATATGATAAGAGCAGATATCCAGGCTGAAGTTTCTCCAATTATCGGTACAGAAAAACAAAGCGAAGAACTTATAAACTACCTAATGAACGAATTTGAAAACAATCCGGCTAAAATCTGGGAGACCAATATCTTCGGCAAGTCCTTGAACGACCTGGTGCGGGAGGGTATTCAAAACAAATTGTTCAGCATGCCCGAATCCGCCCAAGCCAAACTGCAGGAAACCCTGCAGCGTATAGTTAATGAAGGAAGCGGAGGACTGATTTGCATAATACTATAAGAGGCCAGAGGTCAGAAGTCGGAATTGAGGGAACTTGCCAATCGCAAATTCCTAATCCAATATCTTGCCTCCCGTAACAGATAAAGCAAGACTTATGTCAATAACGACAGTCTTGCTTTTTTTATTTTCTTATGCTATAATGTCTGCCATAAAAAAATGATTGTTTACTATCCGTGAACAGTAAGGGGGGATAATTTTGACCGAAAAAAGAGGATTTTATATCATAAAGGATGAAATTCTGCCTGAGATTGTGAGAAAGACAGTAAAGGCAAAAGAACTTCTTAAAAGCGGTAAAGCCCGTACTATCAATGAGGCCACGGAAAAGGTGGGCATGAGCAGAAGCGCTTTTTACAAGTATAAGGATTTTATTTTTCCTTTTTACGAAGCAAGTCTGGGCAAAATAATCACCATTTCCCTGGTGCTGGAACATAGACCCGGCGTTTTATCGGGGATTCTTGATGAGATTGCCAGGGCCCACGGCAATGTTCTGACTATCAACCAGAACATCCCCATTCAGGGTCTTGCAAATGTTACTATTTCTTTTGAAACAGGAGGTCTGATAAAAAATATCGAAGAACTAATAGAAGACATGCAGAGTAAGCCCGGTGTACAAAAGGTTGATATAATAGCGGGAGAATAATAAAATCCATTTTTGGGAGAGGATTATATTGATTCAACTGGGAATTTTAGGTCTTGGCACGGTAGGGTCGGGAGTTGCGGAATTAATCCAGAAAAATCAGGAAACTATTGCCAAAAGGCTTGGAAAGAATATTGAAATTAAAAAAGTCCTGGTAAGAGATTTAAGAAAAAAAAGGCCATTCATAGCAGAAGGCAAAATAACGGACAATCCGGGAGATATCCTTGAAGACAGTGATATATCCATTGTGGTGGAATTAATGGGTGGTGAAGAGCCTGCCCTTACATATATCCGTCAGGCTCTTGCCTCAGGCAAGCACGTGGTTACCGCCAATAAGGAAGTGATATCCAAGCATGGCAAGGAACTACTGGACCTTGCCCAGAAAGAGGGGGTAAACCTTTTTTTTGAAGCCAGCGTAGGAGGGGGAATTCCAATAATCCGGCCCATGAAGCAGTGCCTCGCTGCCAATGAAATAATAAAGATAATGGGAATATTAAACGGTACGACCAATTACATTTTGACTCAAATGACCGAAAAAAATAAAAGCTTTGGAGATGCCTTGCTTGAAGCGCAGAAGGAAGGTTACGCTGAAAGTGATCCTACTGCAGACATCAAGGGCTCGGATGCCGCCCGGAAACTCGCCATTTTATCTTCCATTGCTTTTAATACACGTATTACCCCTGATCAGGTCTATACTGAAGGAATTGATTCCGTAAATCTGGTAGACATAAATTATGCCAGGGAACTGGGTTATAGGGTAAAACTGGTAGCTATGGGTAAAAGGCACAGTGATGAAGTGGAGGTTTTGGTAGCTCCTATGCTTTTAAGAGAGAGGCACCCGCTGGCAGGTGTGAGTGGTGTCTTTAACGCAATTCTGGTGGAAGGAAATGCGGTGGGCAGGGTTATGTTTTACGGCCAGGGAGCCGGGAAAATGCCTACTGCCAGTGCCGTGGTGGCGGATATTATCGATGCTGTCAGAAGCAAGAATGGAAATAAAATTTACTGCACCTGTTACGATGAATTGAATGTTATGAATCCTGGGCTATCCACCGCAAGATTTTATTTGAGGTTAAGGGTTATGGACAAACCCGGCGTGCTTTCTAAAATCTCCGGAGCAATGGGCGAAAATCAGATAAGCCTGTCTCAAGTTTTTCAAAAAAATACCCAGAATGGAACTGCGGAAATCGTTATGGTCACATATGAAGTGCCTTTTGAAAATCTTCAAAATGCCCTGGATGAGATAAAAGCATACAGGCAGGTGGAAGAAATATCCAGCGTCATAAGAGTAGAGGGGGAATCTTGAAATGAAACGAATTGGTGTTATAGAAAGATATTTTTCATATCTTCCGGTCAAAGATCCGAAAAATATAATCTCTCTCTGCGAGGGAAGTACGCCTCTAATCAGAGCCAAAAACCTTGAAAACCACCTGGGGATAGAGGCGGAAATTTATCTCAAATACGAAGGAATGAATCCTACGGGTTCTTTCAAGGACAGGGGAATGACAGTGGCCGTTTCAAAGGCCATAGAAGACAGAGCCTCAGCAGTTATTTGCGCATCCACCGGCAATACTTCAGCGTCGGCGGCAGCCTATGCGGCAAAGGCTTCAATAAAATGCATTGTATTGATTCCCGACGGGGCCATAGCCATGGGAAAACTGGCTCAGGCCATAGCCTACGGTGCCAGGGTAATTGCCGTAAAAGGAAATTTCGATGTGGCTTTAAAAATGGTAAGGGAGCTTTCGCAAAAACATCCCATTACCCTGGTAAACTCCATAAATCCCTATCGGATAGAAGGCCAGAAGACCGCGGCTTTTGAAATATGCGACCATTTGTCCGATGCGCCGGATTATCTGGCCATCCCTGTGGGAAATGCTGGAAACATAACAGCTTACTGGAAAGGTTTTAAGGAATACTACTCTCTCAAAAAATCTTCGAAGCTGCCCAAAATGTTTGGATTCCAGGCTGCCGGGGCGGCACCAATAGTGGAAAACAGAATCATTGAAAATCCTTCCACCATAGCCACGGCCATACGCATTGGCAACCCGGCCAGTTGGAAGTTTGCAGTGGAGGCTGCTGCCGAATCCGGTGGGAAAATAGACAGTGTTACAGATGAAGAGATTCTCGAAGCCTACTCACTGCTTTCAAAAAAGGAAGGAGTATTTGTAGAACCGGCTTCTGCGGCTTCGGTAGCGGGAGTCATAAAATACAGCAAGAAAAATGGTTTCAAAAAAGGAGAGAAAATAGTTTGCGTATTGACGGGCCACGGCCTCAAAGACCCGAATACCGCCATACAAAATGGCGTTTCACCTGTCGTTGTAGAGGCTAGCATAGGATCTCTTGAGAGGGAAATATACGGATAGGGGTGATTTTATGGTTCGGGTCAGAGTCCCGGCCACCACAGCCAATTTCGGGCCGGGCTTCGATTGTATCGGTGCAGCCCTCGGGCTTTATAATTATATCGAAATGGAATTTTGGCCCAGGCCAGTAGTTGAAGTAATAGGAGAAGGGCAGGGCGAGCTCATAAGGGACGAATCCAATCTTGTTTACAGAGCGGCTACCAGAGTTCTCTCCGAGGCTGGGGTAAATAAAGCCCTGAGAATAAAGCTTGAAAACAACATTCCGTTGGCCCGGGGCCTTGGAAGCAGTGCGGCCTGTATAGCCGGAGGCATGATGGCTGCCAACAGGCTATTAGGCGGCCCTGTACCTTTTGATAGAATAATAAACCTGGCCACCGAGATGGAAGGTCACCCCGATAATGTGGTACCGGCCTTAATTGGTGGATTTTCGATTTCCATATTGCATGAAGGTAAAGTGATTTACAGGAGTTTTCCCATGCCGGACAACTTGAGATTTGTAGCCGCCATACCCCGGTTTCACCTTGAGACCGTGAAAGCCAGAAAAGTTCTTCCCCGGGAAGTTCCTTTATCAGACGCCGTATTCAATCTAAGCCGGTCTGCTTTGATGGTAGCAGCCTTTTGCCGGGGAGATTTTACCGATATCGAAGTTTTTTGTCAGGATAAATTGCATCAACCATATAGAAGTCAGCTCATTCCGGGAATGGAAAAGGTCATAAAGATGGCTACTCAAAAGGGCGCATTGGGCTGTTTTCTGAGTGGGGCGGGGCCTGCCGTCATATGTCTTGCTTATGAAAAACAAGCTCCGATTCTGGGCGAAAGCATGGTAGAAATTTTCCTTGATGAGGGGATTGAATCTGAATATAAGATATTGACCCCGGATGGTGAAGGAACAATATTCTTATAAAAAAATTTTCTTTGGGACTTGAAAATAATTTATTAATCCTTTATAATAAATAAGGAATTTAAACCTGTCTGGGTGTGGCGCAGTTTGGTAGCGCGCTTGAATGGGGTTCAAGAGGTCGGGGGTTCAAGTCCCCCCACTCAGACCATATAAAGCCAACTTAAATGCCGATAACGGCATTTTTTTTATATACCTGCCTTTTTCGGATTTCAGGCCGGTTTTTTATTTCTTTTGGAAGTGGACCGGGAGCCCCGCGTGGATTTATTTGATTGATGGTAACAAAAAAATTATGCCGGAAAAAAGAGGATTATTCCTGTTTTTGGAGAAAATATAAATAAACTCAAAAAGGTGGAGAAAATGCACCCTCAGATTAACAGGAAAGTGGTGTCTATAAGGCCTAAAAAACTTAATTCTTCCAAATATGTGCTTATCGGTGTAATGCTAGCGGCAGCCCTGACATTGATATTTTTATTATTAAACCATTTTTATTTCAACATTTACACGGTTGCTGAAGGGACCATACAAAAAACCCTTCCTGCCGATGCCCTGATTATAAAAAAAGAGGCGGTTGTCACTTCTCCGGCTGATGGCAAACTTCAAATGCTGGTGAAACCCGGCGAGAGAGTAAGGGTGGGCACGCCACTTTTCATGGTGATCACCGATTTAAAGCAAAAAGAAAATTATGAGAAACAAATATCCGAACTGCAAGACAGCATAAAAGACCTGCGGGACAGTTTAAACTCATCTATACCCTTAAGTGTTATCAACAAATCCATAAATGATACCACTAAAAAATTGAAAGATGCTATAGCCCAGGGGCAATTGGACAAAGTGAAGGCCTTGAAAAGCGAACTGGCCCGGTTGATGAAGGAAAAGCAAAAACAAATCCAGTACAGTGAAACCAACCTCAAAGCCATGGAGAAGAGTATTAATGAATTGAAAAATAAGTTGAGTTCGGTGGAGTTGCTGGTAAATGCTCCGGAGGCAGGAATGGTAAGTTTCAATATAGACGGTTTTGAAAATATATTGACTACCGACCGTATAAAAAGCATATCCTCTTTCCAATTACAATCAATAAAAAGCCAGGTGCCGGAGCGGGAAATACCGCCAGCGGCGGGTATCAACAAACCTGTATTGAAAATAGTGGACAACTTTTCATGGTATTTAGCTGCCGACATTAAAAATGCCGAATTAAGAACGGGAAAAAATTACGATATCATAATCAAAAAATCACCTGTCAATGAAAAAATCAGAGCAAAGCTCGTGGATATCCATGAAAATAACACCGTAGGTATTTTTTTAATAGAAAAGGACCTGCCGGAAATAATGAAGTTTAGAAGAGTAAATGTAGAAATTATTATCCAGACTGCCACCGGCAATATGGTACCACTGTCAGCTATAGTCAACGTTGATGGTAATGAAGGAGTATATTTGTTAGAGGGAAGAAGCAAAGTTTTCCGGCCTGTTAAGATTATTGCTGATGACGGTTTCAATGTTATAGTGGAAGGTTTGAAATTAGGGGATAGAATATTAATAGATAAGAAGGGTTTAATATGGAAACATTAGAACAAAATATAGCTATTGTAAAATCGAAGATAGGTGAAGCTGCCGCAAAATCCGGAAGGTCTCCGGAAGAAATACACCTGGTGGCGGTAACAAAAACCGTTCCGCCGGAAACCGTTCAAAAAGCTGTAAACCTTGGCATAACCCTGCTGGGCGAAAACAGGGTACAGGAAGCCGGGGAAAAAGTTGATATAGTAAGGGGAAATGTCCAGTGGCACCTCATAGGCCACCTTCAAAAAAATAAGGTCAAACCGGCAATAAAACTTTTTTCCATGATACAGTCCCTGGATAGCCTGGGCCTGGCTGAAGAAATAGAAAAAAGGGCGGGGGAAATCCGGAGGGTAATGGATGTCTTGATTCAGATAAATATAGGAAGGGAGGAAACCAAGTCCGGTATAGACGCTGATGACGCGGTGGAATTCATCAAAAAGGTATCACAATTGCCCCATATAAAAATCAAGGGATTAATGGCTATACCTCCTTTCAAGGAAGATCCGGAAGAAGTAAGATATTATTTTAGAAAAATGAATGACATCTTCCAGAATATAAAGATGATGCAAATAGAAAATGTAGAGATGAATTTTTTATCAATGGGCATGACTCATGATTTTGGTATTGCCATTGAAGAAGGTTCTAATATGGTGAGAATAGGCACCGGTATTTTTGGCAAACGAAAATAATAAAAATAATATTTGTATGGAAAAGGGGAGAACCATGGCTGGAAAAAAACATCTTAAACAGGATTCTTTATTTTTTGGGCATTGAAGATGAAAATCCGGTCTCTACAGAAGACAGGGCGGATTATGAACCTTATGTAAACCGACCGGAGATAAAGCCGAAAGGCAGGGTTATCAATATTCACCAGACATCGAAAAACAAAATGGTGATTTACAAACCGGCTTCATTTGATGAAGTGAGGGAAATATCCGATGAAGTGAAGAGCCGCCGGGCTGTAATTGTTAACATGGAAAAACTTGACAAGGATAGCGCCAAGCGCGTGCTGGATTTTATGAGCGGAAGCATATATGCGCTCAATGGCACGGTTAAAAAAATAGGTCCGGGAATTTTTATTTTTGCTCCCGATAATGTGGATATTTCCGGAACGGCGATAGAAGAAAGTTTTCAAGAAAAATCCTTTTTGCTGAAATAAAGGAGTGATATTTTTGGCGTTGATCAGAGCCGTAGATTTATTTTTTCAATTCCTGTATTTAATGATTGTGGCAAGGGTTTTTTTATCCTGGGTGCCTGCAACTGCAAATTCCGGTATTGTCAGATTTATTTATCAGGTGACCGATCCCATATTAGAACCTTTTAGGGTGTTGTTTTCAAGGTTTATGCCGAAAGGACCGGGGCTATACCTGGACTTTTCCCCTATCGCTGCGCTGTTTGTGCTGGAGATTGTCAGGCGCTTCGTGTTGAGTATTCTTATAAGAATGACATTTTAAGGAGATGAGCATTATGACCCTGGCTCCTATTGAAATCCAAAAAAGGAATTTCACCGTTCTTTTAGAGGGTATAATGAGGAAGAAGTTAAAAGCTTTCTTGAAAAGATTTCAATGGACTATGAAAAAATTTATAAACAAAACCAGGATTTAAAAGAAGAAATAAAGCACTTACAGGAAAAATTGCAGGAATACAAGGATATGGAATCAACACTGAAAAATACCCTGATACTGGCTGAAAAAACAGCGGAGGATACCAGAAGAAATGCATTGAAAGAAAAAGAAATAATCCTCAAAGAAGCACTGGCCAAGGCCGGTAAGTTAGTAGACAGGGCGGAGCAAAGGTATGTGTCGTTAAATAACCAGTATGAAGAACTTCGAAGGCATTTCAGTTTATTCAAGACAAGATTCTCTAACTTTTTACAATCCCAGATCGAGATTGTAAACTCCTGCGAACTGAATGAGATGGCGGAAGACCGGTATCTGTTTGATTCATTTAGACAGGCCGCCGCCGGCTGTGATGAAGAAATTAAAAAAGAATATGAATCGGATAGGGAGAATGTAGATGATACGAATGTTAGTGAAGAAGCTCATGAAAACCCGGATGATATAGCAGCCCAAGACACATCGGAAGAATCCGATTCAAAGGATAATGAGTCGGAGTAAAAAAGGAGCCGTGTAATATGCCGGGAGAAAAGCGCATATCTGTAATTGGAATTATTGTAACTAACCGGGAAAAATCGGCAGAAAAGGTCAATGATATACTTTCCACATACGGGCAGTACATAATTGGTCGGATGGGGATTCCCTATCGTGAAAAGGGCATCTCGGTCATAGCATTGATTGTTGACGCTTCCACCGATGAGCTGGGGGCCCTCACAGGCCGGTTGGGAAGCATACCCGGCGTAAAAGTTAAATCTGCCGTTACCGCATGACAAAAATGTATGACGGGAAGAATAAATAGGAGTCTGTTGGATAAATTAATTCTGGGGGAAAACATGAGCGAGGAAAAATTGATGAGGCACCTGTACCAAAAACTTGATGACCTGTCGGTACAGATAGAAAAATTGAATCTAACCGAATATCTTGAACTCCTCCGCAATCCCAGGCGACTGTTATATGTCAATTTTTTGGGTGGTGTAGCCCGTGGTTTTGGAATGGCCATCGGATTCACCCTTTTGGGGGCGCTGGTAATATATATATTGCAGCGCCTGGTTATTTTAAGGCTTCCCTTTATAGGTGATTTCATTGCGGACATTATAAGAATAGTACAAAAGGAATTGGCGACTAAATAGTCAATAGGACAAAAGCGGCTTAAGGAGGCTTTGCCTTTGACAGACTTTCAACATTTCAAAACCAAGCTGGAAGGATTGAAAAAGCAACTGGAAGACGAGATGCAGGTGTTAATTCAGAGGGGGTCAGAGCCGTTAAAGGAGTCTGTAGGGGAACTTTCCAGTTATGACAATCACACATCGGACCTGGGGGCGGAAATCTTCGAAAGAGAGAAGGACCTGGGTTTAAAGGATAACACAAAAATCCTGCTGATGAAAGTCAATCATGCTCTGGATAAAATCAGGGACGGGACATATGGAATATGTGAAAGGTGCGGAAAACCCATAGATAAAGAAAGGCTGGAAGCGGTCCCGTATACCACTTTTTGCATAGAATGTAAAAAAGAAGAAGAAAAACCGGATGATCCACGCTCAAGACCACTGGAAGAAGACATTCTGAAATACCCCTTCGGCAGAAGTTTCCTGGATGACACCGACCAAAACCAGTATGATGGAGAAGATGCCTGGCAGGATGTGGCACGCTACGGAACTGCCAATACCCCCCAGGATGAACCGGGAGCGGTGGATTACACCGAGACCTATGTGGATGGAAATGAAAAAAGGGGTATTGTGGAAAGAGGAGATATGATTATTGATGAAGAGGACCCCGATGAGGATGACAAAAACGAGCTTGGGGAATAAAAATGCCTTCAAAAGGCATTTTTTTTACAGCAGTATTCTGATATAATAAAATGAATAACCGATATGGAGGTGCGAATTTTGGATGTGATATTCTACGGGCTTTTGGTACTTGCGGCCGATCAACTATCCAAATATATAATCCGGGCGAACATGGAACCCCATGAGTCCCTTCCGATAATCAAAGGCATTTTTCACATTACATATGTACAAAATACCGGAGCGGCCTTCAGTATTCTGCAGGGTAAAACTTATTTTTTCACCATAGTTTCCCTTGCAATTATTTTAGCTATAATTTTCTTTTTAAGAAAAGTTCCCCCCGAAAAAAGGCTTTTAAGGTTTGTTATGGCTCTGGTGTTGGGCGGGGCTGCGGGAAATTTAATAGACCGCTTCAGATTCGGATATGTGGTGGATTTTTTTGATTTCAGGATATGGCCGGTTTTCAATATTGCGGATTCGGCTATTGTGGTGGGAGTTATAATTCTGGCATATTTGATAGCCTTCGATCCCGGATTTTCCGGGCAATACGGAAAGAGCGGGAGGTAAACAATTTGACAGAGGAGTTTTGCTTTTCTGTCGACACTGCCGACGAAAAAAAAAGGATTGATGTATATCTTGCGGAAAAAATAAAAAATCATTCCCGGAGTTATTTAAAAAAGGGCATTGATGAAGGCTGGATAAGGGTAAATGATAAAAACGTCAAACCTAATTACAAAATAAAGGCCCGGGACAGGATAACGGTATCCATCCCACCCCCGGATAAACCTTCCCTGGAACCGGAAGATATACCCTTGAAGATTATATATGAAGATGAGGATATTGTGGTTATTGACAAACCCCGGGGGCTTGTAGTCCACCCGGCACCGGGCAATTATTCCGGGACCCTGGTAAATTCTCTGCTTTATCATACCGGCGGCCTTTCGGGCATTGGGGGTGTAATGCGCCCGGGCATTGTCCACCGTCTTGACAAAGATACTTCCGGAGTCATGGTGGTGGCAAAAAACGACATGGCGCATATGGCACTGGCAAAGCAGCTTAAAAATAAACAGATGAAAAAGATCTACCGGGCTCTGGTGTGGGGGCAGATTCAGGAGGATAGAGCCACTATCAATGCCCCCATAGGGCGACACCCACTAAAGCGTAAGGAAATGGCGGTTACGACCAAAAATGCGAAGGAAGCGATAACCCATTTTAACGTGCTTGAAAGATTTTCTGAATACACTCTATTAGAAATAAACCTTGAGACTGGAAGAACACATCAAATAAGAGTCCATATGAAATTTATCGGTCATCCAGTGGTGGGGGACCCAGTTTATTCCAACCGAAAAAACCCGTTTGCCATAAAAGGGCAGGCACTGCATGCATATAAACTGGGGTTTTTTCATCCCAGGACCGGGGGATTCATGGAGTTTACAGCACCGATGCCTGAAGATTTTACATCAATTCTGGAACTATTAAGGGCGAGGGGGTGAGGCATTAGTGGAAGAAAAGGCACGCATTATGGATGAGACGGCCATAAACAGGGCGCTGGTAAGGATAAGCCATGAAATTGTGGAAAAAAACAAGGGAGTGGAAGATGTGGCCCTGGTGGGCATAAGGAGGAGAGGAGTGCCGCTGGCCAGGCGGATGGCATCTTACATTTCAGGCATTGAGGGTATTGAGATTCCCGTGGGAGTTCTCGATATCACGCTTTACCGGGATGACCTGTCAAGCCTTTCATCCCAGCCGGTGGTACATAAGACCGAAATACCTTTTAATATCTCGGATAAAAAAGTTGTGCTGGTGGATGATGTGATATATACGGGCAGAACCGTGCGCGCAGCTCTTGATGCGCTGGCAGACATAGGCAGGGCCCGGATGATACAGCTGGCGGTATTGATTGACCGGGGACACCGTGAACTGCCCATCAGGCCCGACTATGTGGGGAAAAATGTGCCCACATCCAGTGATGAAGTTGTCAAGGTCAAGCTTGAGGAAGTGGACGGCGAAAACTGTGTTGTGATTCTAAAGCGATAGCTTTTTAATAGTATCTTCATCGGGTGTAACATAAACAGTTTTCTGATGGTCATATA from Biomaibacter acetigenes includes these protein-coding regions:
- the spoIVA gene encoding stage IV sporulation protein A, translated to MEKFDLFRDIAERTGGDIYIGVVGPVRAGKSTFVKKFMELMVIPNIPDSNDKTRAKDELPQAGAGRTITTAEPKFIPSEAVEITFKENIKFRVRLVDNVGFTVRGALGYEDENGPRMVSTPWFEKEIPFQEAAEIGTRKVIEEHSTIGLVITTDGSITEIPRENYVQAEERVVEELKAIGKPFVIVLNTARPMDERTMDLKEILESKYDVPVMPMDCQDLTTEDIYAILEEVLYEFPLMEINIRLPKWVEVLEKEHWLRKQFEETIRNTIKDVYRLRDMEKTLAVFNTFDFLDNVKLKEMNLGLGTAEIEMEARKDLFYKVLSEMAGISITGDHQLMKLMKELTVAKKAYDKVSKALEDVQKVGYGIVPPQLNELTLEEPEIIRQGSKFGVKLKAVAPSIHMIRADIQAEVSPIIGTEKQSEELINYLMNEFENNPAKIWETNIFGKSLNDLVREGIQNKLFSMPESAQAKLQETLQRIVNEGSGGLICIIL
- a CDS encoding ACT domain-containing protein, with the protein product MTEKRGFYIIKDEILPEIVRKTVKAKELLKSGKARTINEATEKVGMSRSAFYKYKDFIFPFYEASLGKIITISLVLEHRPGVLSGILDEIARAHGNVLTINQNIPIQGLANVTISFETGGLIKNIEELIEDMQSKPGVQKVDIIAGE
- a CDS encoding homoserine dehydrogenase, with the protein product MQLGILGLGTVGSGVAELIQKNQETIAKRLGKNIEIKKVLVRDLRKKRPFIAEGKITDNPGDILEDSDISIVVELMGGEEPALTYIRQALASGKHVVTANKEVISKHGKELLDLAQKEGVNLFFEASVGGGIPIIRPMKQCLAANEIIKIMGILNGTTNYILTQMTEKNKSFGDALLEAQKEGYAESDPTADIKGSDAARKLAILSSIAFNTRITPDQVYTEGIDSVNLVDINYARELGYRVKLVAMGKRHSDEVEVLVAPMLLRERHPLAGVSGVFNAILVEGNAVGRVMFYGQGAGKMPTASAVVADIIDAVRSKNGNKIYCTCYDELNVMNPGLSTARFYLRLRVMDKPGVLSKISGAMGENQISLSQVFQKNTQNGTAEIVMVTYEVPFENLQNALDEIKAYRQVEEISSVIRVEGES
- the thrC gene encoding threonine synthase; this encodes MKRIGVIERYFSYLPVKDPKNIISLCEGSTPLIRAKNLENHLGIEAEIYLKYEGMNPTGSFKDRGMTVAVSKAIEDRASAVICASTGNTSASAAAYAAKASIKCIVLIPDGAIAMGKLAQAIAYGARVIAVKGNFDVALKMVRELSQKHPITLVNSINPYRIEGQKTAAFEICDHLSDAPDYLAIPVGNAGNITAYWKGFKEYYSLKKSSKLPKMFGFQAAGAAPIVENRIIENPSTIATAIRIGNPASWKFAVEAAAESGGKIDSVTDEEILEAYSLLSKKEGVFVEPASAASVAGVIKYSKKNGFKKGEKIVCVLTGHGLKDPNTAIQNGVSPVVVEASIGSLEREIYG
- the thrB gene encoding homoserine kinase, giving the protein MVRVRVPATTANFGPGFDCIGAALGLYNYIEMEFWPRPVVEVIGEGQGELIRDESNLVYRAATRVLSEAGVNKALRIKLENNIPLARGLGSSAACIAGGMMAANRLLGGPVPFDRIINLATEMEGHPDNVVPALIGGFSISILHEGKVIYRSFPMPDNLRFVAAIPRFHLETVKARKVLPREVPLSDAVFNLSRSALMVAAFCRGDFTDIEVFCQDKLHQPYRSQLIPGMEKVIKMATQKGALGCFLSGAGPAVICLAYEKQAPILGESMVEIFLDEGIESEYKILTPDGEGTIFL
- a CDS encoding HlyD family efflux transporter periplasmic adaptor subunit, with product MHPQINRKVVSIRPKKLNSSKYVLIGVMLAAALTLIFLLLNHFYFNIYTVAEGTIQKTLPADALIIKKEAVVTSPADGKLQMLVKPGERVRVGTPLFMVITDLKQKENYEKQISELQDSIKDLRDSLNSSIPLSVINKSINDTTKKLKDAIAQGQLDKVKALKSELARLMKEKQKQIQYSETNLKAMEKSINELKNKLSSVELLVNAPEAGMVSFNIDGFENILTTDRIKSISSFQLQSIKSQVPEREIPPAAGINKPVLKIVDNFSWYLAADIKNAELRTGKNYDIIIKKSPVNEKIRAKLVDIHENNTVGIFLIEKDLPEIMKFRRVNVEIIIQTATGNMVPLSAIVNVDGNEGVYLLEGRSKVFRPVKIIADDGFNVIVEGLKLGDRILIDKKGLIWKH
- a CDS encoding YggS family pyridoxal phosphate-dependent enzyme; the encoded protein is METLEQNIAIVKSKIGEAAAKSGRSPEEIHLVAVTKTVPPETVQKAVNLGITLLGENRVQEAGEKVDIVRGNVQWHLIGHLQKNKVKPAIKLFSMIQSLDSLGLAEEIEKRAGEIRRVMDVLIQINIGREETKSGIDADDAVEFIKKVSQLPHIKIKGLMAIPPFKEDPEEVRYYFRKMNDIFQNIKMMQIENVEMNFLSMGMTHDFGIAIEEGSNMVRIGTGIFGKRK
- a CDS encoding cell division protein SepF, with translation MGIEDENPVSTEDRADYEPYVNRPEIKPKGRVINIHQTSKNKMVIYKPASFDEVREISDEVKSRRAVIVNMEKLDKDSAKRVLDFMSGSIYALNGTVKKIGPGIFIFAPDNVDISGTAIEESFQEKSFLLK
- a CDS encoding YggT family protein; this encodes MALIRAVDLFFQFLYLMIVARVFLSWVPATANSGIVRFIYQVTDPILEPFRVLFSRFMPKGPGLYLDFSPIAALFVLEIVRRFVLSILIRMTF
- a CDS encoding TM1266 family iron-only hydrogenase system putative regulator; translated protein: MPGEKRISVIGIIVTNREKSAEKVNDILSTYGQYIIGRMGIPYREKGISVIALIVDASTDELGALTGRLGSIPGVKVKSAVTA
- a CDS encoding DUF5665 domain-containing protein — encoded protein: MRHLYQKLDDLSVQIEKLNLTEYLELLRNPRRLLYVNFLGGVARGFGMAIGFTLLGALVIYILQRLVILRLPFIGDFIADIIRIVQKELATK